A genomic window from Leptolyngbya sp. BL0902 includes:
- a CDS encoding nucleotidyltransferase family protein — MQDRQVINTQIPIDYEKISEFCQRWNITELALFGSVLRDDFQPENSDIDVLVSFTQDAHWTLFDLVDMEEDIQAIFQRKVDLVSRRGIERSQNHLRRQAILTSAKVIYAAA, encoded by the coding sequence ATGCAAGATCGTCAAGTAATAAATACACAAATTCCCATCGACTACGAGAAAATTTCTGAATTTTGCCAGCGCTGGAACATTACCGAGCTAGCACTATTTGGCTCTGTCCTACGCGATGATTTTCAGCCAGAAAATAGCGACATTGACGTACTGGTCTCCTTTACCCAGGATGCCCACTGGACACTGTTTGATTTAGTAGACATGGAAGAAGATATTCAAGCCATCTTTCAACGAAAAGTCGATTTGGTCAGTCGTCGCGGTATTGAACGTAGTCAAAACCATCTCCGCCGCCAAGCCATCCTTACCTCAGCCAAAGTTATCTATGCTGCCGCGTGA
- a CDS encoding NAD(P)/FAD-dependent oxidoreductase → MPLNRVVIVGCGVIGATIAYELSQSPDLHITVIDAHAPASGSTGAALGVAMAVISQKAKGRNWRLREQSLRRYPTLLAELEAATGQLIQRNQGILKICFDIEDLPRWQSLQAIRQAQGYSLELWTPEQILERCPYLDVSRAVVGVYSPQDIQVNPTELTQALVTAARQRGVSFQFGEAVIGFETATSGATTICTGVQTAGQTFPTDRVIVAAGLGSTPLTASLPQPTVLGPVLGQGLRLHLAQPLGNPSSPLVINGNDIHLVPLGGGDYWIGATVEFPAHPDDPAAAIADFLSHPPDPSLLDEVLQGAIAYCPALAQGTITDRWFGLRPRPQGQAAPVLKPLEGCANGMLATGHYRNGVLLAPATALAVRDWVLG, encoded by the coding sequence TTGCCCTTGAACCGTGTGGTGATTGTGGGCTGTGGCGTGATCGGGGCCACCATCGCCTACGAACTCAGCCAAAGCCCCGATTTACATATCACCGTCATCGACGCCCATGCCCCCGCCAGCGGTTCCACCGGAGCGGCCTTGGGCGTGGCAATGGCGGTGATTAGCCAAAAGGCGAAAGGGCGCAACTGGCGGCTGCGGGAACAAAGCCTGCGCCGCTACCCCACCCTCTTGGCTGAGCTGGAGGCCGCCACGGGCCAGCTCATCCAGCGCAATCAGGGTATTCTCAAGATTTGTTTTGATATCGAAGACCTGCCCCGGTGGCAATCGCTTCAGGCTATCCGTCAGGCCCAAGGGTATTCGTTAGAGCTTTGGACACCGGAGCAAATCCTAGAGCGCTGCCCCTATTTAGACGTGAGCCGTGCTGTGGTGGGGGTGTACTCTCCCCAGGATATCCAGGTTAACCCCACGGAACTGACCCAGGCTTTGGTGACAGCGGCCCGTCAGCGAGGGGTCTCCTTTCAGTTTGGGGAGGCTGTGATTGGATTTGAAACCGCTACCTCCGGCGCTACGACTATCTGTACTGGGGTGCAAACCGCTGGTCAAACCTTCCCCACCGATAGGGTCATTGTGGCGGCGGGGCTGGGCAGTACGCCCCTCACCGCTTCGCTACCGCAGCCGACGGTGCTGGGGCCAGTGTTGGGCCAGGGCTTGCGGCTTCATCTGGCGCAACCCTTGGGCAATCCGTCCTCTCCCCTAGTGATTAACGGCAACGATATTCACCTCGTCCCCCTGGGCGGTGGGGATTACTGGATTGGGGCCACCGTAGAATTTCCGGCCCATCCCGACGATCCGGCGGCGGCCATCGCCGACTTTCTCTCCCATCCCCCCGATCCCAGCCTCCTAGACGAGGTGCTTCAGGGAGCCATCGCCTACTGCCCCGCCCTCGCCCAGGGCACCATCACCGACCGCTGGTTTGGCCTGCGCCCCCGCCCCCAGGGCCAAGCCGCCCCCGTCCTCAAACCCCTAGAAGGCTGCGCCAATGGGATGCTGGCCACCGGACACTATCGCAACGGCGTGCTCCTCGCCCCGGCCACGGCTTTGGCGGTGCGGGATTGGGTCTTGGGCTAG
- a CDS encoding response regulator transcription factor, which produces MLILIVEDEADIARLIRLYLEKEGFACEVCEDGETALRYQQTLQPDLMILDVMIPKLDGLEVCARVRQGPGAKDPYILMLTARGEELDRIIGLSTGADDYMVKPFSPRELVARVRALLRRSLRHGAETTGQTYQTTHFTVDLTQRVAQRHLADGDSETLDLTPLEFDLLATFMSYPGRVWSRQHLIEKLWGDDFFGDERVVDTHIARLRKKIEPDSSQPVHVKTVTGVGYRFEDTPQP; this is translated from the coding sequence ATGTTGATTTTGATTGTGGAGGACGAAGCGGATATTGCTCGCCTGATTCGCCTATATCTAGAAAAAGAGGGCTTTGCCTGCGAGGTGTGTGAAGACGGCGAAACCGCCCTGCGCTACCAGCAAACCCTCCAGCCAGACCTGATGATTTTAGACGTGATGATCCCCAAACTGGACGGCCTGGAGGTCTGTGCCCGCGTCCGTCAGGGGCCAGGGGCCAAGGATCCCTACATCCTTATGCTGACCGCCCGAGGCGAAGAACTAGATCGCATCATTGGTCTCTCCACCGGGGCCGACGACTACATGGTAAAGCCCTTCAGCCCCAGGGAACTGGTGGCCAGGGTGCGGGCCTTGCTGCGCCGTAGTTTGCGCCACGGAGCCGAAACCACGGGCCAAACCTACCAAACTACCCACTTCACCGTCGATCTCACCCAGCGCGTGGCCCAGCGCCATCTCGCCGATGGAGACTCCGAAACCCTCGACCTCACCCCCCTCGAATTTGACCTGCTGGCCACGTTTATGAGCTATCCAGGCCGCGTCTGGAGCCGCCAACACCTCATTGAAAAACTCTGGGGCGACGATTTCTTCGGCGATGAGCGGGTGGTGGATACCCACATTGCTCGGCTGCGAAAGAAAATTGAACCCGACTCCTCCCAGCCCGTCCATGTCAAAACCGTGACGGGGGTGGGCTATCGGTTTGAGGACACGCCCCAACCCTAA
- a CDS encoding DUF433 domain-containing protein, whose protein sequence is MPLAIALEPAPIETDPQGVVRVAKTRVTLDTVVTAFLEGCTPEAIGEQYPSLPISDIYLVIGYYLRHRDEVHTYLAERQQRAELIQQEAEQRFSPEGIRARLLARRNAAR, encoded by the coding sequence ATGCCCCTAGCCATTGCCCTTGAACCCGCGCCCATAGAAACCGATCCCCAAGGGGTTGTACGAGTCGCCAAAACTCGCGTCACCCTGGATACCGTTGTAACGGCTTTCCTTGAAGGATGCACCCCAGAGGCAATCGGAGAGCAGTACCCATCCTTACCAATTTCAGATATTTACCTTGTCATCGGTTACTACCTCAGACATCGAGATGAGGTACATACTTACCTTGCAGAACGCCAACAGCGGGCCGAATTAATCCAACAAGAAGCTGAGCAACGTTTTAGCCCTGAGGGCATACGTGCTCGACTCCTAGCTAGGCGAAATGCGGCTAGGTAG
- the psbQ gene encoding photosystem II protein PsbQ, which translates to MYPVLRDVDTMMMGRFRPLLGILLAVIATTLVACGGGPASKAPPTYTPAVLQQVELYSPGVANLRDRFPELAGYIQKEDWVNVQSFIHGPMGELRARVNRLAATLLPKDKEKAQALAQELYVHLERLDEAAANRQQVIAGQEYRNALDDFDSFLSLVPTFQ; encoded by the coding sequence ATGTATCCTGTTTTGAGAGACGTAGACACCATGATGATGGGACGGTTTAGACCTCTGCTCGGAATTCTGCTGGCTGTGATTGCGACCACGCTGGTGGCCTGTGGCGGTGGCCCCGCCAGCAAAGCACCCCCGACCTATACCCCGGCAGTGCTGCAACAGGTCGAACTCTATAGCCCTGGGGTAGCCAACCTGCGGGATCGCTTCCCCGAACTGGCGGGCTACATCCAAAAAGAAGATTGGGTGAACGTGCAGAGCTTCATTCACGGCCCCATGGGCGAACTGCGGGCGCGGGTGAATCGCCTCGCCGCCACCCTGCTGCCCAAAGATAAGGAAAAGGCCCAAGCACTGGCCCAAGAACTCTATGTTCACCTAGAACGCTTGGATGAAGCCGCCGCCAATCGCCAACAGGTGATTGCTGGCCAGGAGTACCGCAACGCCCTGGACGATTTCGATAGCTTCCTCAGCCTCGTGCCCACCTTCCAGTAG
- a CDS encoding DUF5615 family PIN-like protein, with the protein MIKFLADENFNNQIVRGILRQAPAIDIVRVQDVNLSGVDDPTVLAWAADAGRIVLTHDVATMMTFAYQRIQDGLSMPGLFEVSRRVPIGLAIEEIILIAECSLDDEWEGQVRFLPLR; encoded by the coding sequence ATGATTAAATTCCTGGCTGACGAAAATTTTAATAACCAGATTGTACGTGGGATTCTTCGCCAAGCTCCCGCCATTGATATTGTTCGCGTTCAGGATGTTAATCTCTCTGGAGTAGATGATCCTACGGTTTTGGCTTGGGCTGCTGACGCAGGACGCATTGTTCTAACCCACGATGTTGCTACGATGATGACCTTTGCCTACCAACGTATTCAAGATGGATTATCCATGCCTGGATTATTTGAAGTGAGTCGTCGTGTTCCAATAGGTTTGGCCATAGAAGAGATTATCTTAATCGCTGAATGTAGTCTCGATGACGAGTGGGAAGGCCAAGTTAGGTTTCTTCCTTTGCGATAG
- a CDS encoding DEAD/DEAH box helicase, whose amino-acid sequence MATLHIGWFPQAQQFFLWGEAWKPLPQEGFAAWEQVHLHPYAIDQAELNALLTRLQQAILGKGEGTLLPAALTAGGTRRKAMTSSGKRTAKSTRKGSEPSWGQCVLHLPSHLDIPSQTDTDNQGSHSQTDHDLDNPAVYSAIHPIHSAYGGAEDPDNGPSDGAEIPAVKVLHPWQLQGWWLSASDALPLLLALPLGQGVELGADTLGADTRFWGHIARWGLSLLARGKVLPTIELTSQTLAAGWRPLFDSAADQERLRNFSHTIPALCRSYLALGKAEPSLSCMAPWTAPQELLVSLLTAQVDHQMRQAAQEQPLSLSNLGQELPLQPWLQALTQARNTLEAPPVAAKRLQEALTTWTTPLQTLAADPAYQFRLRLVLQPPDTLENPWELRYHLQSVAVPDWQPSAEYIWQHPVAELRHQGAILQDPQETLLAGLGRAARFYDPIRDSLHQPHPTHCTLDPIQAYQFIKASAWVLQDNGVEVAFPPGLAPSMDDTRSRLGLKVQAEVPPSQQRQRLGLKSLLNFKWELSLAGETLSAKEFQQLIRQGSPLVEINGKWVELRPQDVKAAQRFLEGQKTAAPLSVEDALRISTGDTQLIDKLPVVSFEASGSLQQLIDTLTTGNQTLAEMAEPPGFKGKLRPYQARGVSWLAFLEQWGLGACLADDMGLGKTIQLIAFLLHLQANDWLESPVLLVCPTSVLGNWAKEVQRFAPKLKTLVYHGDKRPKGSTFAKLATTKSLVITSYALMHRDLKSLQAVDWQCLVLDEAQNIKNAEAKQSKAVRQIEAQFRIALTGTPVENRLTELWSIMDFLNPGYLGPKNFFQRRFATPIERYGDVASLKTLKSLVQPFILRRLKTDRTIIQDLPEKQEMTVFCGLSAEQANLYQQTVDAALASIDDTSGVQRKGQILALLTRLKQICNHPALFLQESGLGLKGRSVKLQRLDEMVEELVAAGDRALIFTQFAEWGKLLQKHFNSHLGHESLFLYGSTSQTQRSAMVDRFQNDPAAPRLFILSLKAGGVGLNLTRANHVFHFDRWWNPAVENQATDRAFRIGQTRNVQVHKFVCSGTLEERIHEMIESKKALSEQVVSAGENWLTELDTDQLRTLLLLDRGAVIDEGD is encoded by the coding sequence ATGGCAACACTACACATTGGTTGGTTTCCGCAGGCACAGCAGTTTTTCCTTTGGGGGGAAGCCTGGAAGCCATTGCCCCAGGAGGGGTTTGCCGCCTGGGAACAGGTACACCTCCACCCCTACGCCATCGACCAAGCCGAACTCAATGCGCTGTTGACCCGGCTCCAGCAGGCCATCCTTGGCAAAGGCGAAGGGACGCTATTGCCTGCGGCCCTTACCGCTGGGGGCACCCGCCGCAAAGCCATGACCAGCAGCGGAAAACGCACCGCCAAATCAACGCGCAAGGGTTCTGAACCCAGTTGGGGGCAGTGCGTCCTGCATTTGCCGTCGCATTTAGATATTCCTAGCCAAACCGATACCGATAATCAGGGCAGCCACAGCCAGACCGATCACGACCTCGACAATCCGGCTGTATATAGCGCCATTCACCCCATTCATTCCGCCTATGGAGGGGCAGAGGATCCTGATAATGGGCCTAGTGACGGGGCTGAGATTCCGGCGGTGAAGGTGCTGCACCCGTGGCAACTTCAGGGCTGGTGGCTGTCGGCCTCCGATGCCTTGCCGCTGCTCTTGGCGCTGCCTTTGGGACAGGGGGTGGAACTGGGGGCCGATACTCTTGGGGCCGATACCCGCTTTTGGGGGCACATCGCCCGCTGGGGGCTGAGTTTGCTGGCGCGGGGCAAGGTACTGCCGACGATTGAACTCACTAGCCAAACCCTAGCGGCGGGCTGGCGACCGTTGTTTGACAGTGCTGCCGATCAGGAGCGCCTGCGGAATTTTTCCCACACCATACCTGCGTTGTGCCGAAGTTATTTGGCCCTGGGCAAGGCGGAACCCAGCCTTAGTTGCATGGCCCCATGGACGGCACCCCAGGAACTTTTGGTTAGCCTGCTAACGGCCCAGGTGGATCATCAGATGCGCCAAGCGGCCCAGGAGCAACCCCTCAGCCTCAGCAACCTGGGTCAAGAACTGCCCCTCCAGCCCTGGCTTCAGGCGTTGACGCAGGCCCGCAATACCCTAGAAGCGCCCCCGGTGGCGGCGAAGCGGCTCCAGGAAGCCCTCACCACCTGGACAACTCCCCTACAAACCCTGGCGGCGGATCCGGCCTACCAGTTTCGGCTGCGGCTGGTGTTGCAGCCTCCGGATACCCTAGAAAATCCCTGGGAACTGCGCTACCACCTGCAATCCGTGGCGGTGCCCGACTGGCAACCCAGCGCCGAATACATCTGGCAGCATCCCGTGGCGGAACTGCGGCACCAGGGGGCGATCCTGCAAGATCCCCAGGAAACCCTGCTGGCTGGCCTAGGCCGCGCCGCCCGATTTTATGACCCCATCCGCGACAGCCTACACCAGCCCCATCCCACCCACTGCACCCTCGACCCGATCCAGGCGTACCAGTTCATCAAAGCCTCGGCCTGGGTACTCCAGGACAACGGCGTGGAGGTGGCCTTTCCCCCCGGTTTGGCCCCTTCGATGGATGACACCCGCAGCCGTTTGGGGCTGAAAGTCCAGGCGGAAGTACCCCCCAGCCAGCAGCGGCAGCGCTTGGGCCTCAAGAGTCTGCTGAATTTCAAGTGGGAACTGTCCCTGGCCGGGGAAACCCTCAGCGCCAAGGAGTTCCAGCAGCTCATTCGCCAAGGGTCGCCCCTGGTGGAAATTAACGGCAAATGGGTAGAACTGCGGCCCCAGGATGTGAAGGCGGCTCAGCGATTTTTGGAGGGCCAGAAAACGGCGGCTCCCCTGTCGGTGGAGGATGCCCTGCGGATCAGCACCGGGGACACGCAACTGATCGACAAGCTGCCCGTCGTCAGCTTCGAGGCATCGGGATCTCTACAACAACTGATCGACACCCTGACCACCGGGAACCAAACCCTGGCGGAAATGGCGGAACCGCCGGGATTCAAGGGCAAACTGCGTCCCTACCAAGCCCGTGGCGTCTCCTGGCTGGCCTTTTTGGAACAGTGGGGTCTGGGGGCCTGCCTTGCGGACGACATGGGTTTGGGCAAAACCATCCAACTGATCGCCTTTTTGCTGCACCTGCAAGCCAACGACTGGCTAGAGTCTCCGGTGCTGCTGGTGTGCCCCACCTCGGTGCTGGGCAACTGGGCCAAGGAGGTGCAGCGCTTTGCCCCCAAGCTCAAAACCCTGGTCTACCACGGCGACAAACGCCCCAAGGGCAGCACCTTCGCCAAACTTGCCACCACCAAGTCCCTGGTTATCACCAGCTATGCCCTGATGCATCGCGACCTCAAATCCCTGCAAGCGGTGGACTGGCAGTGCCTGGTGCTGGATGAGGCCCAGAACATCAAAAACGCCGAGGCCAAACAGTCCAAGGCCGTCCGCCAGATCGAGGCCCAGTTTCGCATTGCCCTGACCGGAACCCCGGTGGAAAACCGCCTGACCGAGCTGTGGTCGATTATGGATTTCCTCAATCCGGGCTATTTGGGGCCAAAAAACTTCTTCCAGCGTCGCTTTGCCACCCCCATCGAGCGTTACGGCGATGTGGCCTCCCTCAAGACCCTGAAATCCCTGGTGCAGCCCTTCATTCTGCGCCGCCTGAAGACCGACCGTACCATCATCCAAGACTTGCCCGAAAAGCAGGAAATGACCGTCTTCTGCGGCCTCTCCGCCGAACAGGCCAACCTCTACCAACAAACCGTCGATGCCGCCCTGGCCAGTATCGACGACACTAGCGGCGTGCAGCGCAAGGGGCAAATCCTGGCTCTGCTAACCCGGCTCAAACAAATCTGCAACCACCCGGCCCTATTTTTGCAGGAATCCGGCCTGGGCCTGAAGGGTCGCTCTGTGAAGCTGCAACGGCTGGATGAAATGGTGGAAGAACTCGTCGCCGCCGGAGATCGCGCCCTGATTTTCACCCAGTTTGCCGAGTGGGGCAAACTGCTGCAAAAGCATTTCAACTCCCACCTGGGCCACGAATCGCTGTTCCTCTACGGCAGCACCAGCCAAACCCAGCGCTCGGCCATGGTAGACCGCTTCCAAAATGACCCCGCCGCCCCCCGCCTGTTCATCCTCTCCCTCAAGGCCGGAGGGGTGGGCCTCAACCTCACCCGCGCCAACCACGTTTTCCACTTCGACCGCTGGTGGAACCCCGCCGTAGAAAACCAAGCCACCGACCGCGCCTTCCGCATTGGCCAAACTCGCAATGTGCAAGTCCATAAGTTCGTCTGCTCCGGCACCCTAGAGGAACGCATCCACGAGATGATCGAAAGCAAGAAAGCTCTCTCGGAGCAGGTGGTCAGCGCTGGCGAAAACTGGCTGACGGAACTCGACACCGACCAACTGAGAACGTTGCTATTATTAGATCGCGGTGCGGTGATTGATGAGGGGGATTAG
- a CDS encoding aspartyl protease family protein, whose product MVNTERYPFLSGDPALGEASFRPYLPFTLEYKEKTITSTGLLDTGASVNVLPYSLGIDLGYEWERQTTALSLTGNLAQYEARVVIGQVTVGQFEPVQLVFAWTQATNVPLILGQVNFFMEFDVCFYRSQLEFAVSPKSSAAS is encoded by the coding sequence ATGGTTAATACTGAGCGATATCCATTTCTTTCCGGCGACCCAGCATTAGGAGAAGCGAGTTTTCGCCCATATTTGCCCTTCACCCTAGAGTATAAAGAGAAGACCATCACTTCAACGGGGCTACTCGATACTGGGGCCAGCGTAAACGTACTGCCCTATTCACTAGGAATCGACCTTGGCTACGAGTGGGAAAGACAAACCACAGCCCTAAGTTTGACAGGAAATTTAGCCCAGTATGAGGCGCGTGTCGTCATCGGTCAAGTAACCGTTGGACAGTTTGAGCCCGTACAACTCGTATTCGCCTGGACACAAGCCACCAACGTGCCACTTATCCTAGGACAGGTCAATTTCTTTATGGAATTCGATGTTTGTTTCTACCGTTCGCAGCTAGAGTTTGCCGTTAGTCCAAAATCTTCTGCCGCATCGTAA
- the glgX gene encoding glycogen debranching protein GlgX: MPSTVLPGQSYPLGATVYAIGINFCLYSKHATGVELLLFDSENIVHPSRVIALDPQWNRTSYYWHVFVPGLKVGQIYAYRVHGPFDPESGHRFDPQKVLLDPYARAVVGDDIYDRKAAILPGDNCATALKGVVVDNRSYDWEGDRMLRIPYAKSVIYEMHVGGFTQHPSSGLPEEERGTFSGIIDKIPYLQDLGITAVELLPIHQFDPQDVQPGLQNYWGYSTLGFFAPHRGYSSRKDPLGPVNEFRDMVKALHRAGIEVILDVVFNHSAEGNHEGPTLSFKGIDNETYYLLEDNDLAHYSNYTGCGNTLKASHAVVGRLILDSLRYWVSQMHVDGFRFDLASVLSRDLAGNPLEDPPILWSIESDPILAGTKLIAEAWDAAGLYQVGTFIGDRFAEWNGPYRDHVRQFVKGDRGAVPDLAARLLGSPDIYQKPNREPNRSIHFVTCHDGFTLNDLVSYNQKYNEANQENNRDGTDANYSWNCGEEGPTDTPAIEHLRQRQIRNFLTLLFMAQGTPMLLMGDEIRRSQRGNNNAYCQNNALSWFNWDDVEKERDLLRFTQGIIHFTQNLKILQVEQLLRVTNTWHPEPHIVWHGCRLHQPDWSDSSHSLAFTLRHPATKEQIHVMLNAYWEVLVFDLPHLDWPHRWHRIVDTALFPPDDFCYPESAPPVDSYLYPVSARSAVVLLCQNQP, translated from the coding sequence ATGCCGTCCACCGTTCTGCCTGGGCAAAGCTATCCCCTTGGGGCCACCGTCTACGCCATTGGGATTAACTTTTGTCTCTATTCCAAACACGCCACGGGGGTCGAGCTATTGCTGTTCGACTCAGAGAACATCGTCCATCCCAGCCGGGTCATTGCCCTCGACCCCCAGTGGAACCGCACCTCCTACTATTGGCACGTCTTTGTGCCTGGGTTGAAGGTAGGGCAAATCTATGCCTACCGGGTGCATGGCCCCTTTGATCCAGAGAGCGGCCATCGGTTTGATCCCCAAAAGGTGCTGCTCGATCCCTACGCCCGCGCCGTGGTGGGGGATGATATCTACGACCGCAAGGCGGCGATTCTGCCGGGGGACAACTGCGCCACTGCCCTAAAAGGAGTCGTGGTAGACAACCGCAGCTACGACTGGGAGGGAGACCGGATGCTGCGGATTCCCTACGCCAAAAGCGTGATCTATGAAATGCACGTCGGCGGCTTCACCCAGCACCCCTCCTCTGGGTTGCCCGAAGAGGAACGGGGTACCTTTTCGGGCATTATCGACAAAATTCCCTACCTCCAAGACCTTGGCATCACCGCCGTCGAACTGCTGCCCATCCACCAGTTCGACCCCCAGGATGTGCAGCCCGGCCTGCAAAACTACTGGGGCTACAGCACCCTGGGTTTCTTTGCCCCCCACCGAGGCTATAGCTCCCGTAAAGACCCCCTCGGCCCCGTCAACGAATTTCGGGATATGGTGAAAGCCCTGCACCGGGCGGGCATTGAGGTGATTTTGGATGTGGTGTTTAACCACTCCGCCGAGGGCAACCACGAAGGCCCCACCCTCAGCTTCAAGGGCATCGACAACGAAACCTACTACCTCCTAGAAGACAACGACCTGGCCCACTACTCCAACTACACAGGCTGTGGCAACACCCTCAAGGCCAGCCATGCAGTGGTGGGGCGACTGATTTTGGACAGCCTGCGCTACTGGGTGTCTCAAATGCACGTCGATGGCTTTCGGTTTGACCTGGCCTCGGTGCTGTCGCGGGATTTGGCAGGCAACCCCCTAGAAGATCCGCCGATTCTGTGGAGCATTGAATCTGACCCGATTTTGGCCGGAACCAAGCTGATTGCCGAAGCCTGGGACGCCGCCGGACTTTACCAGGTGGGAACGTTCATTGGCGACCGCTTTGCCGAGTGGAACGGCCCCTATCGCGACCATGTGCGCCAGTTTGTCAAAGGCGACCGTGGAGCCGTACCCGATCTGGCCGCCCGCCTGCTGGGTAGCCCCGACATTTACCAAAAACCCAACCGCGAACCCAACCGCAGCATCCACTTCGTCACCTGCCACGATGGGTTTACCCTCAACGACCTCGTTTCCTACAACCAAAAATATAACGAGGCCAACCAGGAAAATAACCGCGACGGCACCGACGCCAACTATAGCTGGAACTGCGGCGAAGAAGGCCCCACCGATACCCCCGCCATCGAACACCTGCGGCAACGGCAGATTCGCAACTTCCTCACCCTGCTGTTTATGGCCCAGGGCACCCCCATGCTGCTGATGGGCGACGAAATCCGCCGCAGCCAACGGGGCAACAACAACGCCTACTGCCAAAACAACGCCCTGAGCTGGTTCAACTGGGACGACGTGGAAAAAGAACGCGACCTGCTGCGCTTCACCCAAGGCATCATCCACTTTACCCAAAACCTGAAAATCCTTCAGGTCGAGCAACTATTGCGCGTTACCAACACCTGGCATCCCGAACCGCACATCGTTTGGCACGGGTGCCGCCTGCACCAGCCTGACTGGTCAGACAGCTCCCACAGCCTCGCCTTCACCCTGCGCCACCCCGCCACCAAAGAACAAATCCACGTTATGCTCAACGCCTACTGGGAGGTGCTGGTCTTTGACCTGCCCCACCTCGATTGGCCCCACCGCTGGCACCGCATTGTGGATACCGCGCTCTTCCCCCCCGACGACTTTTGCTACCCTGAAAGTGCTCCCCCCGTCGATAGCTACCTCTACCCCGTCAGCGCCCGCTCTGCCGTCGTGCTCCTTTGCCAAAATCAGCCCTGA
- a CDS encoding type II toxin-antitoxin system HicB family antitoxin: MKTFTAIIERDTDTNLYVGYVPGFPGAHSQGETLAELHENLREVIEMLLEDEEIAHNYV; the protein is encoded by the coding sequence ATGAAAACCTTCACAGCAATTATCGAACGAGACACCGACACCAACCTCTACGTTGGCTATGTTCCAGGCTTCCCTGGCGCACACTCCCAAGGAGAGACCCTAGCCGAATTACACGAAAATCTGCGCGAAGTCATCGAAATGCTTTTGGAAGATGAGGAAATAGCGCACAATTACGTTTAG
- a CDS encoding Uma2 family endonuclease, producing the protein MAATWEDFVVTMDAPPYRDGRGYFDHGEMRVEMATLGSGHGRQNTVITNVVNLFALVKGLRVAGFTNCSFYKAGEQGCQPDVAFYLGEGFCLPPQDNAPIDVNRYGPPTLVIEVGASSFRDDLGAKRLLCERLGVAEYWVVHVAARRVIAFSVAARRSGEIAVSEVLPGLDMAVVMEALDRSQTEDDGTLMRWLMERFQAG; encoded by the coding sequence ATGGCGGCCACCTGGGAAGATTTTGTCGTCACCATGGATGCTCCCCCATACCGCGATGGGCGTGGCTATTTTGACCATGGCGAGATGAGGGTGGAGATGGCGACTTTGGGGTCGGGGCACGGACGGCAGAATACGGTGATTACCAATGTGGTTAACCTATTTGCGCTGGTCAAGGGGCTGCGTGTAGCGGGGTTTACCAATTGCAGTTTCTACAAGGCCGGGGAGCAGGGGTGTCAGCCAGATGTGGCCTTTTACCTGGGAGAGGGCTTTTGTTTGCCTCCCCAGGACAACGCGCCTATCGACGTTAACCGCTATGGCCCGCCGACCCTGGTAATTGAAGTGGGGGCCAGTTCCTTTCGGGACGATTTAGGGGCAAAGCGGCTACTCTGCGAGCGGTTGGGAGTGGCGGAATATTGGGTGGTTCATGTCGCAGCGCGGCGGGTGATTGCGTTTTCGGTGGCGGCTCGGCGCAGTGGCGAAATTGCCGTATCAGAGGTGTTGCCCGGTTTGGATATGGCGGTGGTGATGGAAGCCCTAGACCGTTCCCAAACGGAGGATGACGGGACGCTAATGCGGTGGTTGATGGAGCGGTTTCAGGCTGGGTAA